Sequence from the Ostrea edulis chromosome 8, xbOstEdul1.1, whole genome shotgun sequence genome:
GCACTTCAAAAATACACAGGTAATTTacctattgtttacctgtacacATGTAAGCTTTGCATTTGCAGGGAATGAATAATATGTAAGTGAAAGCTTGAGTGACGAGCCCTCTGGTAAGACAATGCTTTCAATAAGCAATGTAATCTTATTCACTGATAAAAGAAATAGCTGGCGTGTGGAttcaaattgttgaattttaaaaaaaaactttgtggGCCATTAAAACGACAGGAACACTTCAATCACGGATATATGATTTCCGATCATTTCTAATTCgctctatatttacatttccgaaATCAAAGTCGCATATCATTTCAGCACCCCCCCCTCCACCAGTCCGTGAGGATCCTAGATAGAATAGATCCCtagtagcccttgcttgtcgtaaaaggtgactaaatgaagCGGTCATTCGGATAAGaacgcaaaaactgaggccccgtgtcacagcaaagATCATAAGgtccgagcataggcccaaatttcactgcccttcatcggcaatggtaaTATCTCTATACTATACAGTgagaaattctcgagagggacgcctacacaataaccccccccccccccccgaaaaaaaaattaggtgaaaggtgaagacaacgaacagtgatcaatctcaaaaccactatacaagcaatacaaaattgaaaatagagagatgtgcaaacacggacccccggatataccagagatgaaatcaggtacctaggaggagtgagcatcccctgtcgaccggtcacatccgccgtcaGCCCCATATctcggagttatccgtagtcaaaattagtgtgccaagaacggcctaacaatcggtatgaaacaagtgagACAGAATTTAACCCAATGTATTATAGCTCTACACATGTGAGAATCTCCTTAAGTCTATAAAATTCTGATTAGCGTGTTCaatttattgtcagtatacacaaaagtttgtaaaattctgCTGAGCGTGTTAAGTCtattgtcagtatacacaaACGTCTGTAAAATTCTGTCGAGCgtgttaagtttattgtcagtatacagaaaagtttgtaaaattccgCTACGGTCCCtccgatgagaccgcaaaaaaccgaggtcccgtgtcgcagcaggtgtggcacgataaagatccctccctgctcaatgaccataagcgtcgagcataggcccaaatgttgcagctcttcaccggcagtggtgacgcctccatatgagtacaatattctcgagagggacgtaaaacaattttcaatcaatcaatctgtttAGCCtgttaagtttattgtcagtatacagaaaaAGTCTGTAAAAATCTGTTTAGCCtgttaagtttattgtcagtatacagaaaagtttgtaaaattctgCTTAGCTtgttaagtttattgtcagaatacagaaaagtctgtaaaattctgattagcgtgttaagtttattgtcagtatacagaaaagtctgtaaaattctgattagcgtgttaagtttattgtcagtatacagaaaagtctgtaaaattctgccgagcataaaaagtttattgtcagtatacagaaaaCACCGTCCTGATTGCTGTACATAATTTACAGTAATagtacagggtttgacatttacttttttcagcactagaccagtcgggctacttcaaatgatttttactagacctgactttatatcaactagccctgaccaactttccaggaacccccccacccccctgatagtttctccatatttaaatatttcatttaaatgacaaacgttaagtttgaaccaaaacgtatttaattgtctcaaaaatatcTTCATTAATTCTCGTCATtgcatttgattttcaaacacgttttctgtttctttaaattctacccgacACGGATATCCCTTAGTCTATTTAgcataaaatgacctcaaccgactttttatttaatttacatttcataatccctgctttgtttcttcctaaccttttcttttttctcctgGGACGTCTTTCCTTGtggacgagaagtcgtatttaaatatagagacattcccgcacagaTGTCAACACTGATAAATagctgtttacgacgtaatttattgacttgataaacactttattatagtaaattcaaataaaccgtttaaaattaacatctagtagatgtcgtaaaacatcacttccgaccgcgacttatttgttagaactaaaaataaagattattccatcacacggttcaagattgcttgcaaactctttacaattattttcttttagttaagaataaaatatcttacggtttaaagtaaagcttcttgtttattttttaacacgaccagtcggactagtaaatcaacattttacccgaccgggcCTATCATTTACTAGACTCGGTcagtcggacgtgccttagtgtcaaaccctgtagTATGTAGTTTTATGATTATCGCAATGATACAGACTATTTCATCCCTATCTAACTGCGATGTCATgttataaatttgaaaaaaaaaatggcttgGGGTTTCTTAATAAGATatttattaagttttaaaaattcaacTTCCACTTGTTAactccctctagatccgccaccgTGGTACTACAGGTGATCAGAAGGATACAGGTCGATACGCGGGGAATAATTTACCTGTATAATATTATGTTGTAAACCATATTGACCTGGGAATGTGTAACCCTCAATtgatatctatctatctatctttcttTCTGTCCATTGGGATGGGcatccgtggccgagtggttagagcatcgcgctcaaaatcacacggcctctcacctctgtcggtgcgggttcAAATCGCTCGCAccggtgagaaagtttcccagtttacttgcggaaggtcagtggtctcttcccaggtacattgtatctgggttctctcttccaccaataaaaactgggcgccaccagataactgaaaaattgttgagtgtggcggaaaacatcaatcaatcaattaatcaatcaatctatctatcCATTGGGTAGAATTAGGACAGtgtgattaattttatttatttatgatacagggagtaaatgataattaatttAATATTACTATGCGAGGCTGTCAGACGTTTGATTTAGCCTCTAAATGTttataatgttttgttttaattaacaATACAATGTCCTTCACTAAGCGCTCAACAGAACTTTGTTTATTTCTGTGAAAGTCACACGtcattcacatacatgtaagttggTTTGGAATTTTACACTGGATAATAGCGAGCAGAAATTTACAACGTCGCGCCAGCATAGTCatgataaacaaccctcaatgcaaactagtctttggcacgataaacaaccctcaatgcaaactagtctttggcacgataaacagcCCTCAATGCTACGTCCGTAAGTGCTTCACCTAAATCAGGAGTTGTCTCTATATAAAACTCTGTCCAAACTGAAACAGTAGTAGTGAttattatataccccccccccacacacacacaggcgCAATTGATACTGTACGTGGACAACAATGAAGGGATTCTATTTTACATAGATTGAAACAATTCTACCTTGTGACGTCAATGTTGACATCGCTACCCAACATGAACTAggtcaaaacaaactttaaaactctatttaaaCAGATAGTGTATACAGGCTGACGCACCGCACAGGTATTTTATCAcaggactagacggaaggtcgaaataacagggaggccatgttggattttcagGTGAGACAAACTTAATATCCAAATTTGTGTGATCAATAAGATAGATCtactcatttttaaaataatctcATACATTTctgaaaaagggggggggtaattCATTACATTCATGTCTggtatataagtatatataacATACTGTAATTCTAGCTGGTCATGTGATTCAACATATCTAAATCTTTAATCTAAATTCCCTATTTTAATTAACAGTGAACTCCTCATGTGACACCGGACATCAGAAATGGATCCATTCCGCAGAGCCCAGATTATCCTATTGTGTGACCTCTGTAAAACTGCCCacctacagagtcactgtgaacgTTGTCATATAAATCTATGCCAGACCTGTGTTGGGAAGCACCTCTCGGATTCGTCTATAAGACACAAAGTCGTGCCCTATAAATACAGAAAGTCTCTTAACTACTCAAAATGTCCAGACCACGCCGACGAACTCTGTAAACATTACTGTGAGAAATGTGACATTtctgtctgttctacctgcgtcTCCTCAAGTAAACATGAAGGTCacgatatatcagatattctggaaaaactcagctctaaaacagaaagtttacagaAAGATCTGGACGAACTCGAGACCAGAATTTACCcgcgatatgaagaaatggcgtcCGATGTGCAAACTGAGAAAGCCCAGTTAGAAACGAATTACGGAGAACTAACAACAATTGCCGATCAACAAGGAGAAATCTTACACCGGGAGattaccgccattgtcaaccagcggaaatccgacattcaggagatgaaaaacaaacacctatcaaccctgaataaaaatacagatgaaatcacacagaaaatggcggaactcaaacagatcatgtccgacttgaaatcaatcctaaaatcaaatgacgtctccttaacctctagttacaaatctaggaattccgaatttagaacattaccgcctaaagtccgagttACAGTACCCAGTTTGTctgctcagaaaataaacaaagatcagctcaatgagatgtttggttctctgtcgccattatccattaacacagaacatggcgacacaatcaagtcagcagaagctgtatcgtctcctccagtcaaaccactgcttgatgagccgcgcgtcaccgccaccatagacactgggtatgaATATCTAgccagtgttagctgtctgagtgaagatcaagtctggacacgcGGGGATAACAAAaccatgaagctgctcaacctccagagtgaactactgacatcaatacaaaccaagtcaggggaCAGACCAcaggacatagcagtgacacgggacggagatcttgtttatactgactctAGTGATGGAACTGTTAatttaattaagaataaacagatacagaccgtgatcacactacaggggtggtaCCCTCTCTATGTCTGCAGTACCGCCTCTggtgatctcctggttaccatgatcagtgatgattacaaacaatccaaagtcgtgcgttactccggctccacagagaaacaaagcattcagtttgatgatcagggtcgtcctctctactcaTCTGGTGATTACACtaaatacctcagtgagaacaagaacctggatatctgtgtggctgactatagtgcagtagtggtggtcaatcagtcaggaaaactccgatttagatacactggtcatctctcTAATACCAAGCAATCATTTACTCCAtacggcatcactacagacagccagagtcacatcctgacagcagaccctaacaatcaccgtatccacatcctagatcaggacggacagttcctccgttacattcactgtgatttatACACTCCATTctgtttatgtgtggacatcagagacaacctctttgtggctgagtgtgacactgctaaagtgaagaaaatccaatatctataaacacagtgttaattacacagctctacagtgttaattacacatctaaaaACCCTGTTCATTACACatctaaacacagtgttaattgcATCTTTGTGTTGATTACAGCTGCTTGTtgattacagccctgtgttaattacagccctgtgttgattacagctctgtgttaattacagccctgtgtctgtgatgtgtaattaacatgtacttgtgtttgtgagtttaactGATAGAACATTAGTCTCTCACTGCTGTTTAGTAATTATATcttacaatatctgtattattATATCTAATCTTAGTATACTAATTAATAATTAGATTGTGTTACTAGttaattatctatatacaattagaCACATGTTaatcatgaaatgtaaataaaggTAAATCAGTTCTTGTGATGTACTAAGTCACTTTGTcagtattttgtgtgtagccttgaattatagtacatctatacaAGTACATATACTTGTTTGTGTGTGATAAACTACTAATTATTCGTTTgttaattatgtatttcaatatgtgtttgattttacaatgtatatattagataaacatgatacagagttcagtcttacattattactgagtacttacttagatttgtagtactgtaacagagagtgaccccaaacgtccagtcttcatcacagatcttcagattcaaggtcacagtcttctgttgaccatcaataacatcacaaCACTCCACAGTCCTACAAAACACAAAGTGTAATTATATCTAACTGTATTGTCAACAATTGTCTGTATTTCAGAACTTAATTATCTTACAAAATGTCCAGTCTATTACAGTgtggtatatttacatgtttatatatatgtaaatgtaacaggaaggaaaaACTCGTGCTTCAACTGGAAATCAAATCCGAGACCCCTGTATAactaatcaggtgttctaactattgagctacagtgaccggtctaacagagacccctgtattactaatcaggtgctctaactattgatctacagtgaccggtctatcagagacctgtgtattactaatcaggtgttctaactattgaggtacagtgaccggtctatcagagacccctgtattactaatcaggtgctctaactattGAGGTACAATGGCcggtgtatcagagacccgtgtattactaatcaggtgctttaactattgagctacagtggccggtctatcagagacccgtgtattactagtcagatgttctaaGCACGGAGCACATGGtttgtaatacaggggtctctgaaaAACTGGGCACTtaactagtaatacaggggtctcagaTAGACCGGTCAcagtagctcaatggttagagcacctgacttgtACAACATGGGCCTCTGATacaccggtcatggtagctcaattgtTAGATCAtttgactagtaatacaggaatctctgatagaccggtcatggtagctcaatggttagagcacctgaataTTAATACAAGGGTCTACGATAAACTAATCACGGTAGGTCAAtgattagagcacctgactagtacaaCAGGGGTCTCCGATAGACCAGTCATGGTAGCTCGATGCTTAAAGcaactgactagtaatacaggggtctctgatagaccagtcatggtagctcaatggttagagcacctgactagtaatactgGGATCTCAGATAGACTGGTCATACGGTAGCTcaatagttgtttttttttttttttggtagctCAGGGGTCTAGGATaaaccggtcacggtagctcaatg
This genomic interval carries:
- the LOC125657452 gene encoding uncharacterized protein LOC125657452 produces the protein MDPFRRAQIILLCDLCKTAHLQSHCERCHINLCQTCVGKHLSDSSIRHKVVPYKYRKSLNYSKCPDHADELCKHYCEKCDISVCSTCVSSSKHEGHDISDILEKLSSKTESLQKDLDELETRIYPRYEEMASDVQTEKAQLETNYGELTTIADQQGEILHREITAIVNQRKSDIQEMKNKHLSTLNKNTDEITQKMAELKQIMSDLKSILKSNDVSLTSSYKSRNSEFRTLPPKVRVTVPSLSAQKINKDQLNEMFGSLSPLSINTEHGDTIKSAEAVSSPPVKPLLDEPRVTATIDTGYEYLASVSCLSEDQVWTRGDNKTMKLLNLQSELLTSIQTKSGDRPQDIAVTRDGDLVYTDSSDGTVNLIKNKQIQTVITLQGWYPLYVCSTASGDLLVTMISDDYKQSKVVRYSGSTEKQSIQFDDQGRPLYSSGDYTKYLSENKNLDICVADYSAVVVVNQSGKLRFRYTGHLSNTKQSFTPYGITTDSQSHILTADPNNHRIHILDQDGQFLRYIHCDLYTPFCLCVDIRDNLFVAECDTAKVKKIQYL